A stretch of DNA from Corallococcus silvisoli:
GTACCGCCCCGCTGTCAGCTCCGAGAACAGCTCGCTCGCCAACTGAATGACCCGCGGCTGCTGCTCCTCCTCGAACCGCCGCCGCGCCCGCCCTAGCAACGCCAGCGTCAGCCGGTCCGCCGCGTAGCGTGTCGCCAGCTCCGCCGCTCTTGCTCGCAGGGTTTCCTCCTGGATGCGCAGCCGGAACACCCGGTCATCCGTCTCCCACTGCGACAGCTGCGTCTTCAGGCTGCCCTGCTCCGTGAGCACCGCCTTGTGACGCTCTCCTTCCGCCCGGTAGCGCTCGCGCAGTGTGGCGAGCCGCTCCTTCAACCCCGTCTCTCCTCCCGCCGCGTGCACCTGCTCGCGCGCCGCGTTCTCCTCCAGGCCTGTCAGTGCCTGCACCCGCTGGCAGTGCTCGCGCACCCGGCCTCCCAGCTCCGCGTACCTGCGCGCCTGGACCGCGCGGCGCCGGAACGACGCCTCATCCTGGCAGCCCCCTTCCGCGAGCAGCGCTTCCCACGTCTGTTCCTCGTCCAGGGCCAGCTGCTCCAGCCGCGCCTTCTCCGCCAGCAGCTCTCCGCGCTGCCCGTCCAGGTGCCGTTGATCCGCCGCCCTCGTGCGCACTTCCTCGAGTGCCAGCGACACCCGCGCGGCCACAGTCTCAACCGACCCCGGCGGTAGCCCCGCCACCCGTGCCTCCGCCAACAGCCGCGACGTCGTGGCGCTACATGCGGCCTCCGCTACCGCGAACTCCTCCTCGTCCGTGCGCAGGTCCAGCAGCCGTTGACGCAGCGCCGCGGCATCGCGCCACAGCGTCAACGCCGACGCCGCCGACAGCGCCTCAGGGAACCGCCGCGCCACCAGGAACGCCACCCACTCCTCTCTCAGGACGCCCTCCCGCTGATCCGCTCGCAGCCGGGCCTCCTCCACGCGCTGCTCCTCTCGCACCGCTACGTCCCAGGCCGTGCGCAGCGTGTCCTCCTCGCGCAGGAGCAGGTCGCGGCGCTCCGCCTGTGTCAGCAGCTCCGCCAGCAGGGACTCATGTTCGGCCAGGTCCGCCAGCGACGCGCCCGGAGACAGCCCCGCCGCGCCAGACGCATGCAGGAGCTCCCGCTGAAGAAGCTCCTCGCGCGCGGACATCGCCGCCTGTGCCGCGCGGAAGCGCTCCTCCTCCTGTTGCCTCCAGCGGTGCCGCGCCGCCTGGACCTCCAGGCTGGCCCTCCTGTCCGTCTCCACTCGGTGACGCACGAGCAGCAACAGCCCCACGAGCAACATCCCTCCGACCGCGCACAGCACTCCCATCGACCATCCCGACAACCCCATCGCCAAGGCCGCGCACCCCAGCGCCACCCCCGCCGCCGCCACCACCCACGACAGCGGCAACGGCGAGTGCATCGGTACCGTCTCCGTCGGGGCTCGCCCGCTGTCGAGCTGACGGCGTTGCTCCAAGCGCTGCTCCGCCAGCCGGTCCAGGTCCCCTCGCACCACGCGCATGCGCCCCACCGCCGCCTGCCGCTGGCGCACTTGCGCGGGACGCGCCTCGGGCAGCGTCGCCACCTCCGTTCGTGTCCGCGCCAGCGCTGTCTCCAGCCGTGCTCGCTCCTCGCGCGTGCGCGCCTGCTCCGCCTCCACCTCCGTCAGGGTCGCGTCCGCCGCGTCCAGCCGGCCGGCAAGCGACTCCAGCTCGCCCCTCGCCCGCGCACCCAGGTCCAGCGCGAGCAGCCCGCCCGCGTCCACCGCGAGACCCAACTCCCCCAGCGTCTGCTCCAACTGCCGCCGCCGCGACGTGAGTGACGCCTTGCGCGCGGGCAGCGCGCGCAATTGCTCCGAATGGCCGGAGAACGTGCCCAGCGCCGCGCGCAGGGACTCGGCGCGCTCGCGCACGGGCCAGGGCTCCGCGAGTCGCCTCCTTGCCTCCTCGATGGGGGCCAGTCGCTCCTGCAGCTGTGCCTGCTGCGCCCGGTACGTCTTGCGCCGCTGAAGTACATCCTCGAGCCGCGTCTCCGCTCCTGGCGGAAAGGTGTCCAGCACTGGCAGCGTGGACAGCTCCGCCCGATCTCGCGCGAGCACCACCAGGTCCCCCAGCGCGGACTCCAGCCTCGAGGCGTGGTCCAGTTCTCGCTCGACCTCCTTGCGCGCCACCTCCAGCGCGTGGCCCTCCTCGATGCACTCCGAAAGCCGGTCGCGCGTGGAGAAGTAGAGCGCGGGTCGATCTCCCGCCTCGCGCAGCGCCTGCTGCACGTCCTCCAACTCCTTCATCACCCGGTTCAGCTCCGGCTTCTGCCCGCGCGGCGCGTACAGCCCCTCCGCGCCCTTGCGCAGCCGCTCCACCGCCTCTGGCAGCCGCCGCGCGCCCTGCATGCCCGCGGCGAACAGCGCCTCCGATACGCCTCGCTGCTGCGCGAGCCTCTGGAAGGAGGACAGCTCGTCCAGCCGGAAGGCGAACACCTCGAAGAACAGCTCGCGCGGCACGTCCGCCAGCGCCTGGTCCAGCAGGGTCTCCGGCAGGGGCTGTCCCTCCGGTGTCCGGACCGTCAGCGTGCCCTCCGATGCGCGCTTCCCTCCGTGGCGGTGGACCACCAGCGGACCCGACGCCGTGTCCAGCCACACCTCGCCGCCAAAGAGCGCGCCATCGGGTTCGTAGCGCTCCGGATGGCCTCGCTTCTCGAAGCCGAACAGCACGCCCCGCAGGAAGGCCAGCAGCGTGCTCTTGCCTGCCTCATTGGGCCCGTACAGCAGCGTCAGCCCGGGCCCCGGTGTCCCCGAATAGCCCCGGAAGTGGCCGAAGCCGTCCACTTGGAAGCGGCTGATGCGCAGCCCCGGCTTCATGACGCCTCCTCGTGGAGCTGCTCCACGCCCCGCTGCCCCGCCTGCGTCACCAGCTCCGGTCGGGGCGCCTCCAGCGCGTCCACACCCAGCCGCTTGAGTCGCTGCCCCAGCGTCGTCAGGTCCTCTTCGTCCCACAGCGCCGCGAGCGCCTCGCCGTCCTGCGCCAGCGCCTGCGCTTCGTCCAACAGCGTGCCCATGAAGCCGCCCCCCGCGCGCACCGCCTCCAGGTCCACCTCCGGCCGACTGCCGTCCCGCAGCGACTCCAGCAACACCGGCGGGTGTGCTCGCGCCAGCCGCTCGCGCAGGTCCGCCTCCAGCTGCGCGCGGGCGCCCGGCCTCGACAGCTCGCGGTGCAGCGGCCCGCGCCCGGCCAGCGTGAGGCGCACCGCGTGCCCGTCGAAGTCCTCCGCGCACCGTGACTCCACCACCTCCGTGGCCACCGCCTGGAGCATGTCCAGCGACGCCACTCCCGACAGGGGCACGTCCAGCCGGTGCCAGCGCACCCGGTCCACCGGCACGAAGCGCCGGCGCGCGACGCCGTCCTCCACGTCCACCACCACGCAGCCGCGCTCGCCGGTCTCATGCACGTGCCGGCCCTGCGGATTGCCCGGGTACACCGCCACGCCGCCGCCCGGGAGCAGGTGCTCCGCGCGCGTATGCACGTGGCCCAGCGCCCAGTAGTCCAGCCCTCCCGCCGCCAGGTCCGCGGCCGTGCAGGGCGCGTAGTTCGCGTGGCCCGCGTCGCTCCCCAGGTTCGCGTGCAGCAGGCCCACGCTGAAGTGCTCGCCAGTGCGGCGGAACCTCGCGGACAGGTTCTCGCGCACCTCGACGTCCGGATAGGACACGCCCTGGACGTGGCACAGGCGCCGGCCCTCGCGCCGCACCTCCACGTCCTCCCACTCCGCCCCGAATACCTTCACCGACGCGGGCAGCCCCAGCGTCCCCGTGTCCCCGCTCAGCGGATCATGATTCCCGTGGACGATGAAGGTCTGGATGCCCGCCCGGTCCAGCCGCGACAGCTCCGCGCGCAGGGCCAGCCGCGCCCGCACGGAGCGGTCCCTCACGTCGAACAGGTCCCCGGCCAGCAGCAGGAACGTCACCCGCTCTCGCAGGCACACGTCCACGATGCGCGCGAGCGCATGGAAGGTGGATTGCTGGAAGCGCTCCAGAAGCGGGCCGTGCGTGGCCACTCCCCGAAACGGCGTGTCCAGATGCAGATCCGCGGCGTGCACGAAGGAGAAGCGCATCGTGCGGGAAAACTACCCGAGTCCCGCCCTCCACCCGACTTTCCCACCCCCCAGGGTGATGCACCGGTGGACACACCGGACACCCCGGGGTCGCACGCGCAGTCCACCCGCGGAAACCCGGTGCGTGGGCACCTCGCAGGCCCCTTGCGCTTCGCGGGAAGGCCTCGTTCCCCTCCCTGCATTCCGCACGACGCCAGGACGCGAGTGGATCGCCAACCCACCGAGGTCCTTGGACTCCGGCGCTGGCCGCGCCCCGGTACGACGGCTGCACTCGGGGGCAGGCCATGAGACCCGTCACCTCCTGGCTGTTCCTGTCGCCGTTGCCATCCTTTGTGCTCGCGGCGCTCACCGTGGCTCCGCTCGCCCACGCGGGGGCCGATGTCCCCACCGATGTCCCCTCCGGTGAGCCTCCCGCGCCGCTGGCCTTCGCGGACTTCTCCTGGCTGCCCGGCAACGCGGGCGCCAGCGAGAGGCCCCTGTCCCATGGGCCGTTCACCGGCGAGTTCCGCCTGGATACCGCGTACCACTACAGCTTCAACCGCCCCCAGGACGACACCCTCGCTGGCTCCAGCGAGGTCTTCCGCCACGGCGAGGTGCAGGTCACGCAGCTGGGGATCGGCGGTGACTTCCTCTACAAGAACGTGATGGGCCGGCTGATGACCCAGTTCGGCATGTATTCACAGACAACGCCGCGCAACGACGCGAGCCCCTCGCGCGGACAGTGGAGCCTGGACAATGCCTGCCGATACATCTCCGAGGCCTACGGCGGCTATCACTTCGACGCGCTGAAGGGCATCAACCTGCAGGCTGGCATCTTCATGAGCTACATCGGCTTGTGGAGTTACTACAACGCGGACAACTGGACCTACCAGCCGTCCTACGTGTCGTCGAACACGCCGTGGTTCTTCAACGGTGTGCGCGCCCAGATTTTCGTGAGCGACACCCTGAAGATCGAACCGTGGCTCGTCAATGGCTGGCAGTCGTATGGCCGCTTCAACGAGGGCTACGGCGTGGGCGGGCAGCTGCTGTGGCGCCCCACGGGCTGGCTGTCGGTGGTGGGCAACCAGTACTACGGCACGGACACGCTGGGGACGCCGGGCCGCAAGCGCGTGCACACGGATGACAGCGTGATGGTGAAGTACCTCGACACGCCGAACGGGTTCCTCCGCAAGGCGGCGGTGTCCCTCACGCTGGACGCGGGCTGTGAGTTTGGTGGTGGCGTGAATTGCGGCTCGCAATACTTCCTGGGGTTCATGGCCTACCACCGCATGTGGTTCCATCAAGACCGTCTGGCATTGACGGTGGGCGGCGGCGCCATCACCAACCCCGGGCGCTACCTGGTGCTGCTGCCGCCCATCAACGGGGCGACCGCGGCCTCGGGCACGCCGTACTTCACCGCGAGCCCGGGCGACCGCTACCGCGCCTGGGACTTCCAGGTGGCGGCGGATGTGATTCCCCAGCCGTTCCTCACCTTCCGCGTGGAGTTCAACCACCGCGCCGCCAACGTGCCGTACTTCTCCGGTCCGGGAGGCGTCACGCCGCCGGGTGGCAACCAGGGCGCGCCCGGGTCACTCGTGGACGGGTGGAGCCCCGACCTGGTGAAGACGGAGAACCGCCTCACCGCCGCGCTGATGGTGAAGCTGTGAGGCGCGGGCGCGGGCGGGGCATCCAGTGCCCGCCCGCGCCTCGCGTGTGTCAGGCGTCGCGGTCGTGTCCACGCCTAGTGCGTGGACTCGTTCCCAGAGGTGTCGTGGCCGCCGGAGGGGCTCGTGGTGTTGCTGGAGCCCGTGTCGCCAGAGGTGTCCATGGAGTTCGTCGGCTCCTGCATCCCGGAGCCGCCCGTGCCTCCGTCATCCATCATCCCGGAGCCGCCGGTGCCCGCGTCGTCCATCATCCCGGAGCCGCCCGTGCCGGCGTCCATCATCCCGGAGCCGCCCATGCCCTCACCGGTGGAGCCCGAGCTCGTCGAGCTCCCCGTGCTCTGACTGCTTCCGGAGCCGCCCGAGCCCTGACCCTGCTGGGGCGCCATGCTTTCCGACGAGCGGTCCCGGCTCTGACACCCGGTCAGGGCCATCGCGCCCGCCACCGCCCCCATCACCAGCCATCGCGTGTAACCCGCCATTCGCACTCCCTCCGTTGGATGTGACGAACCCAAGGCTGGGGGTGGAGGGGCGCGGGGGCATCGTCCGGGGGGCTCCAAGGGGCCCGCCCGCCGTCCCCCCCACCGACCCGGGAGGGGCTTGCTCGCAAGGCTGTTGGAGGGCGGCCGTCAGGGCTCGCGGCGCAGGACGAGCAGCGCGTACTCCAGGCCCCCGTCCAGCAGGCCCTGCTGCAGCCACAGGTGGTCGCGCCGGGACTCCATCCGCACCGCGTTGAGCGCGGCGCGCAGGCTGCGCGTGTCGGGGGCGGCGCGGGCCATGTGCTCGTGGATCAGCAGCTCCGAGCTGAGCGTCCAGAAGCCCACCGTCCTCGCGGACACGTCGTCGTGCGCCTCCAGCTCCAGGCCCGCGTCGTGCGCGGCGGCGAGGAACGCGCTCATGCTGCCCAGGTGCTTGCGCCAGGGGTCGTCGGACGGAGGCACCGCGCTGGGACGCACCCAGAAACAATCCGCCACGGCCAGCATGCCGCCGGGCCGGAGCCGGGTGTGCACCCGCCGCAGCCACTCCGCGCGGGGAAGGGCGCAGGTGTTCTCCACGGCGATGATCGCGTCGTAGCGCTCGCGCTCCCAGGGCGCCTCGCCCGTGCACAGCAGGGGCTGCACTCGGTCCGCCACGCCTGCTTCGAGCGCGAACCGGCGCACCCGCTCCACCTGCGCGGGCACGGTCACGAGCGCGGTCACGGACGCGCGGTGCTCCTGGGCCCAGTACAGCGCGCCGCCGCCCAGGATGCCGCCCATGTCCAGCACCTCGCAGCCGTCCGGGATGCGGCCCATGGCGCGCGCCAGCTCCTGGAGCAGCGCCTCCTGTGCGGCCCGGAGGCGATCGCGCAGCTCGGGGCCGGGCGCGCCAGGCGGGGGCAGCCGGTCCACCAGTCCCGTGTGGCAATGCACCCGGCGACCGGGGCCGAAGCGCTCCAGTCCGCGCGCGGCCAGGGACTCGTGATGGGCGCGCACTTCGAAGGGCGTCGGGTGTGGCGGGATGGCGGGGGCCTTGGCGTCATCCGTGTCCAGGGCGCGCGCGAGCGTGGAGGAGGACGTCGAGGAGAGAGCGCTCAGGGGCTTCATTGGTACTCCCGGGGCAACAGGATGCGGAGCAGGGCGCCGCCGCCCGGCCCGTTGTGGCGGTGGAGCAGGCCACCGCTGGCGCGCAGCAGGCATTCACTGGTGTAGAGGCCCAGCCCCGTGCCCTGGGGCTTGGTCGTGTAGAGCTCCTCCGCTGGGGCGAGGAGTCGCTCTGGGGGGAAGCCGGGGCCGTCGTCCTCGATCTCCACCTCCAGCCGTCCGCTGAGCGGTTCGGTGCGCGCACGGATGTAGACCCGGGATGCGCCCTGTTCGCCATTGCCCTCGCATGCGTTGACAACCAGGTTCTCCACCACCCGGCGCAGCATGAGGGGGCCGCCGCGAAGGAGCGCGCGTGGCCGCGGCGGCGGCTCCACGTGGATGTGGATGGCCACGTCCGGGAAGCGCAGCGACACGTGGGCCTGCACGGAGTCCAGGACGAGCCCCAGGTCCACGGCCTCCGGCTCCGCGCCGGCGAAGCGGCGGCTCTTCGCGCGCACCTCCTTCACCATCTCCTGGAGCTGCCGCAGGCTGTCCTGGAGCTGGCGGGCCTGGTCCTCGAAGCCGGTGCGCGCGACGAGGCCGCGCTGCGTGCCGAACGCCTTCATCATGTCCGCGGCGGTGCCCGCGTGGTGCAGCGCCTGGTCCATCTCCTGGTGGTGGCCGAGGATCTCCGCCATCGCCTGGGTGAGGCGGCCCACGTCGCGCTCCTGCTGCTCCAGCAGCTGCGCGTGCACGGCGGCGCGCAGGCGGTCGGCGTCCGCGCGGGCCCGGTCGTACCGCGTGGCGAGCGTGCCCAGGTACAGCTCCGCGAGCAGGGCCGCGGGGCCCACGACGACGAAGAGCACCGCGTGTCCGGTGCTGGCGGCCAGGGGCGCCGCGCAGAGCACGGCCGCGAGCGTGCCCACGACGAGGAACGGTTCGCGCCACGTCACCCGGTGGCGCCGGCCGTGCACGGCGGTGGTGCAGAGGAGCAGCACGCCGAAGACGATGGCCCCGGGAATCGCGGCGAGCGCCATGAGGCTCGCGAGGAAGAAGTGCAGGAGGGCCAGGGACTGCGCCCGCCACAGCCAGCCCCACAGGGCCACGCGTTCGCGGCGCGAGTGGACGGCCGCGAAGGCGAGCGTGTTGACGGCGCAGGGCGCGAAGCACGCGAGCGCGGGGACCAAGGGCACGGCGAAGAAGTCGCTCACGCGGGGGACGCAGGTGACGACGCCCAGGAGCGCGGTGCTCCGCAGGACGAAGCCGAGACAGGGGCCCACGCGCTCCGAGGCGAGGAGCCGGCTTGCGTCCTGGGCATGCACCCAGCGGCGGAAGGCCGTCACCCCGCGGGGAGCGGACGCGGGCGGGGACTTCATCAGGTGGCCCCGGCCGTGAGGAGAGGAAGAGGGGAGGCGCCGTGGGAGACGGACCGCGAAACGGCCGTGCGAACCCGCTCGTCAGCGGACGGCTGGATGTGTCCCCACTGCGGCCGCATGCGGCTCCACCCCCCGGTGCCAGGCACAGCCTTCCCGGGGGGAAGCAGAGAGCGACCGCGACCTTCCGGTCAAACCCGGGGGCGTGGAGACTGTTGGCCAGTCCGCCGACCCTGTCTTCCTGGCCAGGGGGTGGGCGGCCCTGCGTGATTCCACCTGTCCCGCGCGACAGCGCTTGGGCATGCGTGCGGGCCGCGATAGAGGGGCGCCCATGCGCGACAGAATCCAGGCGGTGTTGCGGCGGCTGGCCCAGTCCCCCGAGTTGGAAGTGCGGTGGCTGCACACGGTGTCACTGATGGAGTTCATCGGCGCGC
This window harbors:
- a CDS encoding AAA family ATPase, producing MKPGLRISRFQVDGFGHFRGYSGTPGPGLTLLYGPNEAGKSTLLAFLRGVLFGFEKRGHPERYEPDGALFGGEVWLDTASGPLVVHRHGGKRASEGTLTVRTPEGQPLPETLLDQALADVPRELFFEVFAFRLDELSSFQRLAQQRGVSEALFAAGMQGARRLPEAVERLRKGAEGLYAPRGQKPELNRVMKELEDVQQALREAGDRPALYFSTRDRLSECIEEGHALEVARKEVERELDHASRLESALGDLVVLARDRAELSTLPVLDTFPPGAETRLEDVLQRRKTYRAQQAQLQERLAPIEEARRRLAEPWPVRERAESLRAALGTFSGHSEQLRALPARKASLTSRRRQLEQTLGELGLAVDAGGLLALDLGARARGELESLAGRLDAADATLTEVEAEQARTREERARLETALARTRTEVATLPEARPAQVRQRQAAVGRMRVVRGDLDRLAEQRLEQRRQLDSGRAPTETVPMHSPLPLSWVVAAAGVALGCAALAMGLSGWSMGVLCAVGGMLLVGLLLLVRHRVETDRRASLEVQAARHRWRQQEEERFRAAQAAMSAREELLQRELLHASGAAGLSPGASLADLAEHESLLAELLTQAERRDLLLREEDTLRTAWDVAVREEQRVEEARLRADQREGVLREEWVAFLVARRFPEALSAASALTLWRDAAALRQRLLDLRTDEEEFAVAEAACSATTSRLLAEARVAGLPPGSVETVAARVSLALEEVRTRAADQRHLDGQRGELLAEKARLEQLALDEEQTWEALLAEGGCQDEASFRRRAVQARRYAELGGRVREHCQRVQALTGLEENAAREQVHAAGGETGLKERLATLRERYRAEGERHKAVLTEQGSLKTQLSQWETDDRVFRLRIQEETLRARAAELATRYAADRLTLALLGRARRRFEEEQQPRVIQLASELFSELTAGRYRRVFIPAGDARELRVSDGARDWSAEQLSRGTREQLFLAFRLAVIRDFGETRGALPLIADDVLVNFDSERARGAVHLFARLAEHHQVIAFTCHPWLREHFEAEGAHVLELPGATKPPREGPKPLRVVSGG
- a CDS encoding metallophosphoesterase family protein produces the protein MRFSFVHAADLHLDTPFRGVATHGPLLERFQQSTFHALARIVDVCLRERVTFLLLAGDLFDVRDRSVRARLALRAELSRLDRAGIQTFIVHGNHDPLSGDTGTLGLPASVKVFGAEWEDVEVRREGRRLCHVQGVSYPDVEVRENLSARFRRTGEHFSVGLLHANLGSDAGHANYAPCTAADLAAGGLDYWALGHVHTRAEHLLPGGGVAVYPGNPQGRHVHETGERGCVVVDVEDGVARRRFVPVDRVRWHRLDVPLSGVASLDMLQAVATEVVESRCAEDFDGHAVRLTLAGRGPLHRELSRPGARAQLEADLRERLARAHPPVLLESLRDGSRPEVDLEAVRAGGGFMGTLLDEAQALAQDGEALAALWDEEDLTTLGQRLKRLGVDALEAPRPELVTQAGQRGVEQLHEEAS
- a CDS encoding outer membrane beta-barrel protein codes for the protein MRPVTSWLFLSPLPSFVLAALTVAPLAHAGADVPTDVPSGEPPAPLAFADFSWLPGNAGASERPLSHGPFTGEFRLDTAYHYSFNRPQDDTLAGSSEVFRHGEVQVTQLGIGGDFLYKNVMGRLMTQFGMYSQTTPRNDASPSRGQWSLDNACRYISEAYGGYHFDALKGINLQAGIFMSYIGLWSYYNADNWTYQPSYVSSNTPWFFNGVRAQIFVSDTLKIEPWLVNGWQSYGRFNEGYGVGGQLLWRPTGWLSVVGNQYYGTDTLGTPGRKRVHTDDSVMVKYLDTPNGFLRKAAVSLTLDAGCEFGGGVNCGSQYFLGFMAYHRMWFHQDRLALTVGGGAITNPGRYLVLLPPINGATAASGTPYFTASPGDRYRAWDFQVAADVIPQPFLTFRVEFNHRAANVPYFSGPGGVTPPGGNQGAPGSLVDGWSPDLVKTENRLTAALMVKL
- a CDS encoding SAM-dependent methyltransferase — encoded protein: MKPLSALSSTSSSTLARALDTDDAKAPAIPPHPTPFEVRAHHESLAARGLERFGPGRRVHCHTGLVDRLPPPGAPGPELRDRLRAAQEALLQELARAMGRIPDGCEVLDMGGILGGGALYWAQEHRASVTALVTVPAQVERVRRFALEAGVADRVQPLLCTGEAPWERERYDAIIAVENTCALPRAEWLRRVHTRLRPGGMLAVADCFWVRPSAVPPSDDPWRKHLGSMSAFLAAAHDAGLELEAHDDVSARTVGFWTLSSELLIHEHMARAAPDTRSLRAALNAVRMESRRDHLWLQQGLLDGGLEYALLVLRREP
- a CDS encoding sensor histidine kinase; amino-acid sequence: MKSPPASAPRGVTAFRRWVHAQDASRLLASERVGPCLGFVLRSTALLGVVTCVPRVSDFFAVPLVPALACFAPCAVNTLAFAAVHSRRERVALWGWLWRAQSLALLHFFLASLMALAAIPGAIVFGVLLLCTTAVHGRRHRVTWREPFLVVGTLAAVLCAAPLAASTGHAVLFVVVGPAALLAELYLGTLATRYDRARADADRLRAAVHAQLLEQQERDVGRLTQAMAEILGHHQEMDQALHHAGTAADMMKAFGTQRGLVARTGFEDQARQLQDSLRQLQEMVKEVRAKSRRFAGAEPEAVDLGLVLDSVQAHVSLRFPDVAIHIHVEPPPRPRALLRGGPLMLRRVVENLVVNACEGNGEQGASRVYIRARTEPLSGRLEVEIEDDGPGFPPERLLAPAEELYTTKPQGTGLGLYTSECLLRASGGLLHRHNGPGGGALLRILLPREYQ